The following are encoded together in the Gasterosteus aculeatus chromosome 7, fGasAcu3.hap1.1, whole genome shotgun sequence genome:
- the LOC120821478 gene encoding uncharacterized protein LOC120821478, translated as MKDLKIIADFYRDGSHLGTRYDATLTLPNVSQGDAGLYWCSVSGAGTSPQSRLGVRKQAEAADEETGHLTSTHPTHLTSTHPTQLTPTHPPLPLTGPSPLLGVVVCVLVGAPLLLLGGLLLCRNREAEAEVSSAGSPEETLLYSTAYYRLGGEAEGRRRQPARSSPPV; from the exons ATGAAAGATCTTAAAATCATCGCTGATTTCTACAGAGACGGCTCCCACCTGGGGACGCGGTATGACGCCACGCTGACGCTCCCAAACGTCTCCCAGGGGGACGCAGGACTCTACTGGTGCAGCGTCTCTGGAGCCGGGACCTCCCCACAGAGCCGGCTGGGGGTCCGGAAGCAGGCTGAAG CAGCAGATGAGGAGACTGGTCACCTGAcctccacccaccccacccacctgacctccacccaccccacccaactgacccccacccacccgcctctccccctcaccggcccctcccctctgctcgGGGTGGTGGTTTGCGTGTTGGTGGGggctccgctgctgctgctggggggacTTCTTCTCTGTAGGAACCGTGAAG CAGAAGCAGAGGTGTCTTCAGCAGGTTCCCCGGAGGAGACGCTCCTCTATTCCACAGCCTACTATCG GCTTGGCGGCGAGGCTGAAGGCCGGAGGAGACAACCTGCCCGAAGTTCTCCTCCTGTGTGA
- the LOC144410283 gene encoding uncharacterized protein LOC144410283 isoform X2, whose translation MHMMSLWEDFVPGDLRRSDFFTHTTGSQSFISFPQKATMSALSCLLMSGSGLWKEASSMEWVLVAVAVAVAVAVAVACGLVVLLLFGLRAVWSKFKDVKTRRDIHQKEEEDVAHMSQRKKEDEAKINPMVSTLQQQRKEDKAYMAQMVSTLLQEKKEDQARMAQMVSTLQKQKKEDEAKLAEQKKENMAKISQMVSTLQEEKRYVEAHMTEMVSTLQQQKKEDQAKLAEMVSTLQQQKKEDEAYMAQMVSTLQQQKKEDEAKMTQMVSTLQQEKKKVEAKMTQMVYTLQQEKKEVEAKMAQEKKEVETKLTQIVYTLQQEKKEVEAKMAQEKKEVETKLTQMVSTLQQQRTGLEETKDQLTSLLEKVKTEKVENKKELQSVEDEIREREKQSDKPKELITAKENLLKAQWKLDETKRNYERLKMTIENLMQL comes from the exons ATGCATATGATGTCTTTATGGGAGGACTTTGTCCCCGGAGACCTGAGACGATCCGACTTCTTCACTCACACGACAG GGTCACAGAGCTTCATCAGTTTTCCTCAGAAGGCCACCATGTCTGCACTGTCCTGTCTTCTGATGAGCG GTAGCGGTCTTTGGAAAGAAGCCAGCTCCATGGAGTGGGTCCTCGTGGCTGTGGCTGTGGCTGTGGCTGTGGCTGTGGCTGTGGCTTGTGGGTTGGTTGTCCTGCTGCTCTTTGGTTTGCGGGCTGTGTGGAGTAAATTTAAAG ACGTGAAAACACGGAGGGACATCcatcagaaggaggaggaagatgtggCCCACATGAGTCAGcggaagaaggaagatgaggccaaaattAATCCGATGGTCTCCACACTACAACAGCAGAGGAAGGAAGATAAGGCCTACATGGCTCAGATGGTCTCCACACTactgcaggagaagaaggaagatcaGGCCCGCATGGCTCAGATGGTCTCCACTctccagaagcagaagaaggaagatgaggccaaactggctgagcagaagaaggagaatATGGCCAAAATTTCTCAAATGGTCTCCACACTCCAGGAAGAGAAGAGGTACGTTGAGGCCCACATGACTGAGATGGTCTCCAcactacagcagcagaagaaggaagatcaGGCCAAACTGGCTGAGATGGTCTCCACcttacagcagcagaagaaggaagatgaggcctaCATGGCTCAGATGGTCTccactctccagcagcagaagaaggaagatgaggccaaaatgactcagatggtctccacactacagcaagagaagaagaaggttgaggccaaaatgactcagatgGTCTACACACTACAGCAAGAGAAGAAGGAAGTTGAGGCCAAAATGGctcaggagaagaaggaggttgAGACAAAACTGACTCAGATAGTCTACACACTACAGCAAGAGAAGAAGGAAGTTGAGGCCAAAATGGctcaggagaagaaggaggttgAGACAAAACTGACTCAGATGGTCTCTACACTA CAGCAGCAGAGGACCGGACTGGAGGAAACCAAAGATCAACTCACAAGTCTACTTGAGAAGGTGAAGACTGAGAAGGTGGAGAACAAGAAGGAGCTTCAGTCTGTGGAGGAtgaaataagagagagagaaaagcagtcGGACAAACCGAAGGAGTTAATAACAGCCAAAGAGAACCTGCTGAAGGCTCAGTGGAAACTAGACGAGACAAAGAGGAACTATGAGAGACTCAAAATGACGATAGAGAACCTGATGCAGCTCTAG
- the LOC144410283 gene encoding uncharacterized protein LOC144410283 isoform X1: MSPDAYDVFMGGLCPRRPETIRLLHSHDRVTELHQSSSETPSCPLMSGSGLWEEASSMEKVLVGVACGLVVPLLFGLRAAWSKFKDVKTRRDIHQKEEEDVAHMSQRKKEDEAKINPMVSTLQQQRKEDKAYMAQMVSTLLQEKKEDQARMAQMVSTLQKQKKEDEAKLAEQKKENMAKISQMVSTLQEEKRYVEAHMTEMVSTLQQQKKEDQAKLAEMVSTLQQQKKEDEAYMAQMVSTLQQQKKEDEAKMTQMVSTLQQEKKKVEAKMTQMVYTLQQEKKEVEAKMAQEKKEVETKLTQIVYTLQQEKKEVEAKMAQEKKEVETKLTQMVSTLQQQRTGLEETKDQLTSLLEKVKTEKVENKKELQSVEDEIREREKQSDKPKELITAKENLLKAQWKLDETKRNYERLKMTIENLMQL, encoded by the exons ATGTCACCTGATGCATATGATGTCTTTATGGGAGGACTTTGTCCCCGGAGACCTGAGACGATCCGACTTCTTCACTCACACGACAG GGTCACAGAGCTTCATCAGTCCTCCTCAGAAACACCGTCCTGTCCTCTGATGAGCG GTAGCGGCCTTTGGGAAGAAGCCAGCTCCATGGAGAAGGTCCTCGTGGGCGTGGCTTGTGGGTTGGTTGTCCCGCTGCTCTTTGGTTTGCGGGCTGCGTGGAGTAAATTTAAAG ACGTGAAAACACGGAGGGACATCcatcagaaggaggaggaagatgtggCCCACATGAGTCAGcggaagaaggaagatgaggccaaaattAATCCGATGGTCTCCACACTACAACAGCAGAGGAAGGAAGATAAGGCCTACATGGCTCAGATGGTCTCCACACTactgcaggagaagaaggaagatcaGGCCCGCATGGCTCAGATGGTCTCCACTctccagaagcagaagaaggaagatgaggccaaactggctgagcagaagaaggagaatATGGCCAAAATTTCTCAAATGGTCTCCACACTCCAGGAAGAGAAGAGGTACGTTGAGGCCCACATGACTGAGATGGTCTCCAcactacagcagcagaagaaggaagatcaGGCCAAACTGGCTGAGATGGTCTCCACcttacagcagcagaagaaggaagatgaggcctaCATGGCTCAGATGGTCTccactctccagcagcagaagaaggaagatgaggccaaaatgactcagatggtctccacactacagcaagagaagaagaaggttgaggccaaaatgactcagatgGTCTACACACTACAGCAAGAGAAGAAGGAAGTTGAGGCCAAAATGGctcaggagaagaaggaggttgAGACAAAACTGACTCAGATAGTCTACACACTACAGCAAGAGAAGAAGGAAGTTGAGGCCAAAATGGctcaggagaagaaggaggttgAGACAAAACTGACTCAGATGGTCTCTACACTA CAGCAGCAGAGGACCGGACTGGAGGAAACCAAAGATCAACTCACAAGTCTACTTGAGAAGGTGAAGACTGAGAAGGTGGAGAACAAGAAGGAGCTTCAGTCTGTGGAGGAtgaaataagagagagagaaaagcagtcGGACAAACCGAAGGAGTTAATAACAGCCAAAGAGAACCTGCTGAAGGCTCAGTGGAAACTAGACGAGACAAAGAGGAACTATGAGAGACTCAAAATGACGATAGAGAACCTGATGCAGCTCTAG
- the LOC120822331 gene encoding butyrophilin subfamily 2 member A2: protein MTHYEDGLPVAFLLLIHFIGGGSLPIDPPQLVTAMVGDDVVLPCLLDPPADAVSMTMEWGRADMKPRFVLVWHDGKELLTGQNEAFKGRTSLSISGLERGDVSLKLSFVKVSDSGTYRCYLQKPNQEHLVQLLVGAASSPAISLAGLHLASSAVLLHCESRGWYPEPELLWLDAEGKLLSAGPPETLRGPDDLYSVSSSVTVEKRHRNSFTCRVQQRNINQTRETLITVPEDFFVAPAVCTPAVCTPCVAFSVVFAFLFVIIVVVLLVWRRRHKITDTKTQQSLMEEERRREDLKKKEEEQKDLKQIIDLLTEQNNELMEQKAKVGEQMRKLQKQEEENEEKVDLVEKDEREKEGEKTEDKGHGLLKMRRIITENNWKLLERREELQLLNMNLDKISQKCTDDLKRLTEKKKNLDIDVEKIKKQLEDTGSAVRRRREERGGRMGERGGMREE from the exons ATGACTCACTATGAGGACGGACTTCCTGTCGCCTTCCTTCTCCTAATACACTTCATTGgag GTGGTTCTCTGCCAATCGATCCACCTCAGCTGGTCACGGCGATGGTCGGTGATGACGTCGTTCTGCCCTGTCTGCTGGACCCCCCCGCGGATGCTGTTTCCATGACGATGGAGTGGGGGCGAGCGGACATGAAGCCCAGATTCGTCCTTGTGTGGCACGATGGAAAGGAGCTGCTGACTGGCCAGAACGAGGCCTTCAAGGGCAGAACTTCACTGTCCATCAGCGGGCTGGAGCGTGGAGACGTCTCTCTGAAGCTTTCCTTCGTGAAGGTGTCTGACAGCGGGACGTACCGGTGTTACCTCCAGAAACCCAACCAGGAGCATCTGGTCCAGCTGCTTGTAG GTGCGGCCTCGTCTCCTGCCATCAGCCTAGCAGGCCTCCACCTGGCCAGCAGCGCAGTGCTTCTTCACTGTGAGTCCAGAGGCTGGTACCCGGAGCCGGAGCTGCTGTGGCTGGACGCTGAGGggaagctgctctctgctggaccTCCAGAGACCCTCAGAGGTCCTGATGACCTCTATAGTGTCAGCAGCAGCGTGACGGTGgagaagagacacagaaacagctTCACCTGTAGAGTccagcagaggaacatcaaCCAGACCAGAGAGACTCTCATCACGGTTCCAG AGGACTTCTTTGTGGCTCCAGCTGTTTGCACTCCTGCTGTTTGCACTCCTTGTGTTGCCTTCAGTGTGGTGTTTGCCTTCCTGTTTGTCATCATCGTTGTTGTCCTTCTGGTCTGGAGACGGAGACACAAGATAACAG acacaaagacacagcagtctctgatggaggaggagagaagaagagaagatctcaagaagaaagaggaagaacagAAGGATTTAAAACAGATTATTGATTTACTGACAGAACAGAACAATGAACTGATGGAACAGAAAGCAAAGGTTGGTGAGCAAATGAGGAAGCTACAGAaacaagaagaggaaaatgaggagAAGGTTGATTTAGTGGAGAAagatgaaagagagaaggagggagagaagacagAGGACAAAGGTCATGGACTCCTCAAAATGAGAAGAATCATAACAGAGAACAACTGGAAACtgctggagaggagagaagaacttCAACTACTGAATATGAACTTAGATAAAATATCACAGAAATGTACAGACGACTTAAAGAGactcacagagaagaagaagaatctagATATCgatgtggagaaaataaagaaacagcTGGAGGATACAGGGAGCGcagtgagaaggaggagggaggagagaggaggaaggatgggggagagaggagggatgagggaggag